The Periophthalmus magnuspinnatus isolate fPerMag1 chromosome 19, fPerMag1.2.pri, whole genome shotgun sequence region TGCACGTTTATAATTGAAAACACTGCTGTAACTAACACGTTTCTGCGCTGGAAAATCTTGAAGTATGCCAGAAATGACTGTAGTTATTGCCAATTGTTGGAAGCTCTTTGTGCAGTGAGTTGCAGTGGAAGCTATAGAAAAAGCTTAAGGCGTAAACAGcggaacaaaacaacaaatataccACAAAACACAGGAGAACAACACCAGAAATGACCAAAACACTACTGTAAATGAGCAAATACACCACAAAACACAGGAGAACAACACCAGAAATGACCAAAACACTACTGTAAATGAGCAAATACACCACAAAACACAGGAGAACAACACCAGAAATGACCAAAACACTACTGTAAATGAGCAAATATACCACAAAACACAGGAGAACAACACCAGAAATGACCAAAACACTACTGTAAATGAGCAAATATACCACAAAACACTGGAGAACAACACCAGAAATGACCAAAACACTACTGTAAATGAGCAAATATACCACAAAACACTGGAGAACAACACCAGAAATGACCAAAATGCTGCTAGAAATGGGCAAATTTGCAGGTAAAAGACAAAAACGGAGTTCGATTCTAGAGAAATTGAAGGTAGGGGACGACAATGGGTCTATTGAAGAGTTCAGCAcaacaaacaagacaaacaggacgttaaatgagtcaaatatgtcaaaaaacGGCACATAAAGTGAGGTGGTTTGTTCATTTTTGGATGATTTCGTGGACTCGTCCTCTGTGTTTCTATTGTTGACTTTTCACTTCTCGTCTTTGCAGCGTCAGGTTCACGTTTGACACGAAATCGTCTTTTATCCTGgaattaaaaccacaaaactaCAGATATTTTCATTTCCAGTGCACTGAGTTTACATGGAGGTCTATGGTAATAATGTGAGTTTGTTAATGTGGTGTGATTAGTTACCAGAGAAATATCACACTGGTGTAAATTCTAAGGGTTAAACTGTGCACTGCAGTGTCTAGACACAGAGCAAGAGAAAAGAAgatttaacacaaataaaacagaaacgCTAAGTGTTTACGAAAAAACAACGTAAAAgtcgggactagaccaggactagaccaggaccagaccagggcaggaccaaaccaggacgagaccaggactagaccaggactagaccaggactagaccaggactagaccaggactagaccaggactagaccaggactagaccaggaccagaccaggactagaccaggactagaccaggactagaccaggactagaccaggactagaccaggactagaccaggaccaaaccaggaccaaaccaggaccaaaccaggaccaaaccaggaccagaccaggaccagaccaggacgagaccggaaccaaaccaggactaaaccaggactaaaccaggactagaccaggactagaccgggactaggcCAGAACTAGGCCAGGACCAggccgggactagaccaggatttggctgggactaaaccaggaccaaggacTTAagtgtagaccaggactagaccaggactagattgggactaaaccaggactaaggatTAGAACCAAGGACTTAAGTGTAGGACTAGACTCAAACGAGGACGTCCTCGTTCCACAGAACCGCTCTGTCATATTGTTCTGTTCGGTCTGTATCATGATTAAACCTCGTCTTCGTCCACAGGTGTTGACGACTGAATAGTCCATAAGCAGACGCCATGCCGACCCTATCCGCCGACAGCGAGCTGGTCCTGGGCGGCGCTCCCAGCTCCCCCCTGGACCACAGCAGCCCTCGCAGACTGTCCTGGGGCAAGTTAGTCCAGAGACTGGCAGACTTCAGCGGGAGTGTGGAGTCCAACAGCGGGAGCAGGAGTGACCTCTCCGACTCAGGTCAgtacaacgctgtcaatcaaacctgtcgctaacgctaacgggagcgacctcggggacagaagagacgcccgatttgtctgttattaatgttcagatcttgatttacagacacaaaagtgaaataaaaaccccaggatcatgtagagaaaTCCATTATATTAACACTGTATGGTAACAAGGCTTATTCAtgcttaataaaacatgaacaaagacttaattcataataagGAAACTGTTTAGTAAGAATGGTTGAGGGTTAGTAACGGCTTCACGAGCGCTCTAACCCCAACTTCAGTCACGTGTTTAACTTTAAAAGACAATAGACAACAACAGGAGCCGCTGCGTTAGCTTGTGGCTATGGCTAgctttatgcaaatttgagatgTCGGCTCATTTGCATACAAGTGTTAAGTCCTGAAAACATCGCCAACTGATAAAaggttttcagttcattttaaaaagtgaagtaGTTTGGATTCTGCCATGGAGTTAAATCCACTCTGAATATTACTTAAgtgtaaaaagtaataaaaaaaatatctctTATTCAAAACATGAGCTTATATTTTGAATAGgaagaagtcctcaaaatggcggcgtCAACAGGACACTAAAACCCATGAATCCTTGGAATACATAGTTTTCCACTTCCTGTTATCCGCCCCCTTCCCCCGTTCAAAAGATCTAATGTTTAGTTTTAAGTtcttaatcgctatggcaactctCCTAATTTGGAGTCATTGTGAAAACCTCGTGAAGGCCAGTGATATTCTAGCGTTTTACTGTTCgggaaaaacatttttaaactaaatgtgTGCGTCGTTTTTATGTTCTCCAGGTTCGGACACGTCTGGCGACTTGAGCCCGAGCGACGACCTGTTCTTCGACCCGATGGAGGAGCACTTACTCAAGGACGTGGTGGATCTCATCGCGTCCAGTTTACGCGACGCCAAAGACTCGGACACTGCGTTAAGATGCAGTAAACTCCTCATCCCCGAGAAGCTCTTACAACACATCGGTCAAGAGCTCCTGCACTTGGCCGCCAGCGAGCCGTGCGGCCTTCGGGGGGCGCTCATCGACGTCTGCATCGAACAAGGAGACGGCTACGAGAGCGTTTCGCAGTTGTCCGTAGATCCTTACCTCGTCCCCACGTTCCAACTGACTCTCGTGCTGCGGCTCGAAACTAGCGGGATATGGCCGAAAATACAAGGACTTTTTAGCCCCAAATCTCCGCTTGCGCCCGTAATAAGGCAAGAGGTCAAACTGAGCACTGGTTTTAGGGTGATTAAGAAGAAACTGTACTGCTCCGAAGGGCTGCTAATCGAAGAGT contains the following coding sequences:
- the ddit4 gene encoding DNA damage-inducible transcript 4 protein, which produces MPTLSADSELVLGGAPSSPLDHSSPRRLSWGKLVQRLADFSGSVESNSGSRSDLSDSGSDTSGDLSPSDDLFFDPMEEHLLKDVVDLIASSLRDAKDSDTALRCSKLLIPEKLLQHIGQELLHLAASEPCGLRGALIDVCIEQGDGYESVSQLSVDPYLVPTFQLTLVLRLETSGIWPKIQGLFSPKSPLAPVIRQEVKLSTGFRVIKKKLYCSEGLLIEEC